ACGTCGGCCAACCCGTCTTCCTCCCCGGGAGCATGGGCACTCACTCGTACGTCCTCGCGGGCGGCCCGCAGTCACTGGAACTCAGTTTCGGGTCGACGGCCCACGGTGCCGGTCGGCTCAAGTCGCGGACGCAGGCGAAAGGTGAGTACACCGCTGGTGAACTCCAGAAGGCGCTCCGTGCCCGTGGCATCTTCGTGCGTGCGCGGTCCGGCGGGACCCTGACCGAAGAGGCGCCCGGGGCGTACAAAGACATCGACGAAGTCGTCCGGGTCAGCGACGCACTCGGAATCGGGACCAAAGTCGCGCGGATGTCGCCGCTCGCGAACATCAAAGGGTGAGTCTGCACCGTGCGGACGGTCCGAACGAATCGTGTGATACTCCGTGCGAGTATCAGTACGAGTGAGACACCGGGGCGTAATCATATCACCTCGGCGCCCCACTATACACCCATGGAAGCTGACAGACAACTCCTCCAACAGGCCCGGACCAAACTCGACGGGTGGATTTACACGGCACGTGACAGGACGTACCGTGAACTGTTCGCCGGCGACGACGCCGTCGTCACGGCAGAGGAGCGTCAGCTTCTCGACCACATCGACGAAGAACTCGCCACCGACGGCAACGGGGGGCTCTGGGGCACCGACGAGTACGACATCGTCATGGGCCACCCGAAGAACCATCCGCTCTCGGTCGTCTGTACGCACCATCCCCAAATTCCAGTCGAGTGGTCACGCGGCGAAGAGAGCCTGACCGAACCGGAACGAGAACAGTTCAACGACTTGCTCTGGGACTACAGTGAACGCGTCCGCCGATACGTCCAGGACGAGGTAAACGAGTTCGTCGGCGTCGCGGGAGTCCCCGAAGAGTAGTACGATTCGACCATGCGCGTCATCCATCCACCCGACCGGCAACCCTGTTATCAATGTGGTGACCGCGCCGAGGTAGTTGTCGCCCGTGGACACGAGATGTGGTACAGTTGCTGGGAGTGTGCCTACCCACTTCTCGAACACGGTGGTGTCATCGTCGCGGGAGCGTTGGGCAAGGCCGTTCGAAAGCCGAAGTGACCACGACTCGTCGACTCTGACCCTGTACAACCAACTCTGACAGGCTCTGCGCGGGCCGCACGTGTTCGACCGATTCCGAGGTCGTGAGAACGAGTTACGTATTCAAGCCGGACGAGTTCTTACTGAACGTCTATGGGAGATTTAGATTCGTTTGGAGCCATCCGTGAATTCGAACACGGAGGAACTACGTACAAGATGGCGGACCTGACGGCCCTCGAAGACCAGGGCCTCTGCGAACTCGACCGTCTTCCAGTGAGTATCAGAATCCTGTTGGAGTCCGTTCTCAGAAACGTCGACGGCGACATCGTCACCGACGAAGACGTCCGAAACGCGGCGTCGTGGGAACCGGACGTCCCGAACGTCGAAGTTCCGTTCACACCGTCGCGTGTGGTGTTGCAGGACCTCACCGGCGTGCCCGCAGTCGTCGACCTCGCAGCACTTCGGTCTGCGGCGGACCGCTCGGGAAAAGACCCCAGCATCGTCGAACCCGAAGTCCCCTGTGACCTCGTCATCGACCACAGTGTACAGGTCGACTTCTTCGGGTCGCCCGACGCGTACGAGAAGAACGTCGAACTGGAGTACGAGCGCAACGCCGAGCGCTACAAGGCGCTCAAGTGGGCACAAAACGCGTTCGAGAACTTCCAGGTCGTCCCGCCGGGAACGGGTATCGTCCACCAGGTAAACCTCGAACATCTCGGGCAGGTCGTCCACGACCGAACGTGGCGAGACGAACAGTGGCTCTTACCCGACACCCTCGTCGGAACCGACAGTCACACGCCGATGATTGGTGGTATCGGCGTCGTCGGCTGGGGTGTCGGTGGTATCGAAGCAGAGGCTGCGATGCTCGGCCAGCCAATCACGATGAAACTGCCCGAAGTCGTCGGCGTCCGCCTTGAAGGGACCCTTCCAGAGGGGGCGACTGCGACGGACCTCGTCCTCCACGTCACCGAGCAGCTCCGCGAAGTCGGCGTCGTCGACCGATTCGTCGAGTTCTACGGTCCCGGTGTGAAGAACCTCTCCGTGCCCGACCGGGCGACCATCTCGAACATGGCACCCGAACAGGGGTCGACTATCAGCGTCTTCCCGGTAGACGAAGCCACGCTGGACTATCTCGAACTCACCGGCCGCGACCCAGACCACATCGAACTCGTCCGCGCCTACCTCGACGCACAGGGCCTGTTCGGCGAACAGCACCCCGAGTACACCGAGACGGTCGACGTCGACCTCTCGACGGTCGAACCGAGCCTCGCCGGGCCGAAGCGCCCACAGGACCGCATCCCGATGGGCGACATGAAGACGCACTTCCGCGGACTCGTCCACGGTGAGTTCGAACAGGAACTCGACGACTACGACGAACGTGAACTCGAACAGTGGTTGGGCGAAGGCGGGCACACCGACGGGGGAACAACTGCTGTCGAAGCAGACGCTGACCTCCACCCGCTGACCAAGCGCGTCACCGTCGAGATGGACGACGGCACCGAGGCCGAAATCGGCCACGGGAGCGTCGTCGTCAGCGCCATCACGAGTTGTACGAACACGTCGAACCCGTCGGTCATGGTCGCCGCAGGTATCCTCGCCCGCAACGCCATCGAGAAGGGACTCGACATGCCGAACTACGTCAAGACGAGTCTCGCACCCGGCAGTCGCGTCGTCACGGAGTACCTGAAGAAAGCCGACCTCTTGCCCTCGCTTGAGCAACTCGGCTACGACGTCGTCGGCTACGGCTGTACGACCTGTATCGGGAACGCCGGCCCGCTCCCAGAACCAATCGAGAACGCCATCGACGAACACAACCTGTGGACGACGAGCGTCCTCAGTGGGAACCGGAACTTCGAGGCGCGTATCCACCCGAAGATTCGCGCGAACTATCTCGCCAGCCCGCCGCTCGTCGTCGCCTACGGCCTCGCTGGCCGGATGGACATCGACCTCGAACACGACCCGCTGGGGACCGACCAGAACGGCGACCCGGTCTATCTCGCGGACATCTGGCCGGACCCAGAAGAGGTCAGACAGACGATTCACGACAGCATCGACCCCTCGATGTTCCGTGAGAAGTACGCAGAAGTGTTCGAAGGCGACGAGCGCTGGGAGGCGCTCGAAGCACCGACCGGCGACGTCTACGAGTGGGACGACGAGTCGACCTACATTCGCGAACCGCCGTTCTTCAAAGACTTCCCACTGGAAGCACCCGGCGTCTCGAACATCGAAGACGCGCGCTGTCTCCTGACGCTCGGCGACACCGTGACGACCGACCACATCAGTCCCGCCGGTCCGTTCGGTTCGAAGCTTCCGGCAGGGCAGTGGCTCATGGACCACGGCGTCGACCCCGTCGACTTCAACACCTACGGCTCTCGCCGCGGGAATCACGAGGTCATGATGCGCGGGACGTTCGCCAACGTCCGCATCGAGAACCAGATGCTCGACGACGTCGAGGGTGGGTACACCATCCACTTCCCGACCGACGAAGAGACGACCGTCTTCGAAGCGAGCCAACGCTACCGTGAAGAAGAAACGCCGCTCGTCGTCCTCTCGGGCGTCGAGTTCGGCACCGGGTCGAGTCGTGACTGGGCGGCCAAAGGAACGGACCTCCTCGGTGTGCGAGCGACTATCGCAGAGAGTTACGAGCGCATCTACCGCGACAACCTCGTCGGCATGGGCGTCCTTCCCCTCCAGTTCGAAGACGGCGACTCGTGGGGGTCGCTCGGGCTCGACGGGTCGGAACACTTCGACATCCACGGCCTCGACGACGGCCTCGAAGTCAACGACGAACTCTCCGTCGTCGCCACGAAAGACGACGGCACAGAAATCGAGTTCGACGTGACCGCACAGGTCGGCACGCCCGCCGCCGTGAAGTACGTCGAAAACGGTGGCATCCTCCACTTCGTCCTGCGCCGTCTGCTGACGCAGGACTGAACAGGAAGTTGGGGCGGACCACTCCGCCCCGTCGACCCGCCCGAGTTGGTACCGTCTATTTTCGGTCGTTCGAGTCGAGTGACGCGCAGTTCATGCGCCTTGATGACGTAGTACACACTACCATGTCAACAGTCACACCAACTGTCCGTCCAGCTCGGTCGGTACTCGCTCGACGAGGAGTGCTTGCCGTCGCGCTCTCGCTCGCCGCGAACGCGCTCGTCTTGGCGCTCGTCCTCGCGAGTGGGGCAGTTCAGCCGTATTCCCAACTCGCCTACCCACCTGTTCTGTTCCTCTCGGGTGCGGGTGCAGTCGGTGCAACACTCGTCTACAGCTATCTCACGACCCGCGTCGAGAATCCAGACCGGACGTTCCTTCGCGTCGCACTCGCAGTCTTGGTCGTCTCGTTCCTTCCAGACATCGGGCTATTGGTCGGTGACCCGGAGGCGACGCTTCCGGCCGTCCTCGTGTTGATGGCGATGCACGTCATCGTCGCCGGGGTGTGCATCGCGACGCTGACGAAAATCGGGCGAACGGCAACAGCCGTCTGAGTGCGCGAGTCCTCTCGACCGACTAACGGACCCGGCTATCTCTGTTCTTGTTCTGCAGCGAGTCGCTGGAGGCGAGCGATTCGCTCTGCTGTCGGGGGATGAGTCCGAAAAGGCCACTCGTACCCGTCGGGAGAGAGCGAGAGGACTGCAAAGAGTCGCGGCAGGCCGTAAGCGAACTCGAACGGAGTGGTGAGGAGACCAAGAACCGCGAACCCGGCAAAGGCGCCGAGGACTGCCACGAACAGGGCGAGCACGACGGAGAGCGACGAAAGGATGGCCGCGGCCACAACCATCTGGAAGAGATGGAGAGGCGAAGTCGGAGTTCCATACGAATTAGTTGGTATATTGTACTGTCAATTTATCCATCACGACAGGTGACGACTCCAACTGCGGTCACCTATCCACCCGTTCACGTGACAGTCACTCCGGTGTCGGCACTATGTCATTTCGTGCGACAGTCGGGTGTCCCAAACTATCACGGTTAATTATATACGTTTTCGAAGTGTTAGTGAGTTCACAACACTGCCCTCCCCCTGAACGTCGGGACCTCCGCGCAGTTGTTGGAAAATCATGCCATCAGAGAAATCTACAGCTGACAATTCAGTACCAACAGAATCCCGCTCTCGGCTCTCCGTGTCGCGGCGCAAGATGCTCACGCTCCTCGGCGTCGGCGGCCTCACTGGAATCGCAGGAGTCGGAAGTGCCCACCCGGGTGGCGTTACCGACGACCCAACCGAGTCGGACGAACACGAGGTCCACCGCGGGCTGCACAATCACGGTGCACCGGACCCCAGTCAACCGCTCATCGACCTCGATGCGACACACAACAGCGTCGTCAGCAGCGGCCCATCCGCTCACGTCGTGAAGAATCTCGCACTCGTAGGACGCGGCGAACGCCTCCTTCCAAACGGAACGACCGACGTGTGGGCACTCGACGGCTATGCCTATATCGGGACGTTCAACACGCCCTGCGGGACGGGTGCCGGGTTCGGTAGCGGCGAACTCGTAGACGACCTCCTCGGCCCCGGTATCGCCGTCTTCGACGTCCACAACCCCAACAAGCCCGAGTACGTCGGTAGCATCCCCTCGGTTGCGGGCAGTCGTACCAACGACGTGAAGGTCGCGAACATGAACTCCGGACGCATCCTCGCGCACTCCAACGAGTCCTGTGGCGGCGGTCCGGGTGGATTCGAACTCTACAACGTGGACGACCCACTCGCACCACAGCACCTCGCACACGTCCAGACCGACGATATGAATGCATTCTTGCGTGACAACTTTGGCTTCACCGACTTCGGTGTCCACAACCTCTGGTTCTTCACACAGGGGGCGAACGACTACATCGCTGCAGTCGTCGAAAGCGAACTCGGCAACTTCCAGATTTACGACATCACGGACCCGTCCAACCCGGTGTTCGTGAGTGGATGGGGTGCTGAGAGCCTGTTCGACTCCAACGTCGATTGGGCTTCGACGACCGACTTCGGCCTCATACTCGAAGCAGACGCCTACCTGTTCAGCGGCTACGGTTCCTCGCAGAATCGTTTCCTGCACGACATCGTCGTCAACGAAGACGGTACCCGCGCATACCTCGCCAACTGGGACGCTGGCCTCGTCCTCCTCGACATCTCGGACCCGGCCAACCCGACGCTCGTCTCGCAGGCGATCGAACCGAGTGTGGGTGACGGCGAAGTCAACAGTCACCAGGCGTTCCCGAACGAGGACGGCAGCATCGTCGTCGAAACCGAAGAGGACTTCGACCCATTCACGCTCACCTTCGACATCACCAGTGGCCCAGACGCAGACGAGTACCCGGCCGCAGAAGGGGCGATTACCTCCCCAATCGTCGAACTCCCCGGTGGCGAGATGAGCGGACCAACCACGTACGTCGGCCTCGCGTGTGACGCAGCAACCGTCCCGCCAGCACCTTCCCCGGACCACGTCGCAGTCATCCAGCGTGGCGTGTGTGCATTCTCACAGAAAGCACAGAATATCGTCGATGCTGGCTACGCCGGGATGGTCGTGTTCAACGACGAAGCACGCGGTGACGCGCTCGTGACGATGGGTGGCACGGCAGTCGACACCCCCGGTCTCTTCGTCGGCCACTCCACTGGCCTGAAGATTCTCGGTGTTGGGTCTGCGGCGGACCTCGTCGTGGGTGCCGCCGGCGAATCTGTCTCGGCCACCGCGGAACCCCAGCGCTGGGGCAACGTCCGCATCTGGGACTACTCCGACGAATCGAATCCGGACCTCCTCAGCGAGTTCGACACGGTGTGCAGCGCCAACCCCAGCGACCCAAGTTGCGACCCACGTGGTACCTACTCGGTCCACAACATCATCGTCGAAGACGACATGGTGTACATCTCGTGGTACTCCGACGGCGTCCTCATCGTCGACATCTCGGACCCAGCGAACCCCGTCGAAGTCGCCCGGTACAGCCCCGGTGGACAGGAGTTCGAAGACCAGAACGGCGGTATTCAGGACGTGTGGGGCATCGACAAAGAGAAGAACAGTCCGTGGATTTACGCCTCCGACCGCAACGGTGGTCTGTACGTCCTGAAGGAACTCGGGTCTGGGTCGGAAAAGCGCAACAACCGTAACTGAGCCGGCATCGAACCCGTGAACCGTTCACGGTGAGTCTGCTTCGGTCCACCCCCGAGGTTGCCAGCGGCTACGGCTCACCTTCGTATGAGAGATGCGCTTGAAGTTCAGCCGAAAGAAAGCATACCAAACAGTTATCAACAAATCTCCCGAACGTGTTTTTGGGTTACAGAGTGTTGTGATTAGCGTCCTCACAAGGACACGTCCTACTTTCACATCCTCTGTAGCCTATCTTCTACTTCGATAGAAGCCTCTCTGAGAGTTCGAGACTCAGTGAGATGGAGAACTGCAGTCCAGGTGTTGCAGAGAGTGCCAGATTCAGACATTCCGATGGCTGTGATGGGGATTCAGTGTCACCAAAGAACCGACTGAAATTATGATGGCCCATCGGGTTGCGAACCACGGTCATTCCGCTCACTCCGTTCGCTTCACTCCCTGATTCGAACCGCCATGGCGGGAACGTTCGGCCCTCGCTGTCGCTCGGGCACTCACATGGGCCCCATGGGGTTCGAACCCATGACCACCCGGTTATGAGCCGAGCGCTCTGACCAGACTGAGCTAGGGGCCCTCGGTCGATTCTATTCCGGCCGCCCTCTTATGTCTTATCAGAAGGCGTCGACGGTGACGGGTCGCACCGCTCACCGGGTTGGGGGTGGGGGAATGAAGGAAGCGCCGCCGCCAGGACTCGAACCTGGGACCACCTCGTGTCTGCGGACGGCAGCCGGAACTGCAATCCCTAACAGCGAGGTGCTCTACCAACTGAGCTACGGCGGCTCGCACCCGTACATATCGAGTGGAGTTTGAAGTGGATTTCGTTTTGGACGAGCGTCGTCACTTCGAAGTCAGACACTCATTCTCGGGGAAGATAGCAGTCACTGGAAAGCGTTGAAAGTGAGAGAAGCGCCACCGCCAGGACTCGAACCTG
The genomic region above belongs to Haloferax marinisediminis and contains:
- a CDS encoding DUF7539 family protein, giving the protein MEADRQLLQQARTKLDGWIYTARDRTYRELFAGDDAVVTAEERQLLDHIDEELATDGNGGLWGTDEYDIVMGHPKNHPLSVVCTHHPQIPVEWSRGEESLTEPEREQFNDLLWDYSERVRRYVQDEVNEFVGVAGVPEE
- the acnA gene encoding aconitate hydratase AcnA → MGDLDSFGAIREFEHGGTTYKMADLTALEDQGLCELDRLPVSIRILLESVLRNVDGDIVTDEDVRNAASWEPDVPNVEVPFTPSRVVLQDLTGVPAVVDLAALRSAADRSGKDPSIVEPEVPCDLVIDHSVQVDFFGSPDAYEKNVELEYERNAERYKALKWAQNAFENFQVVPPGTGIVHQVNLEHLGQVVHDRTWRDEQWLLPDTLVGTDSHTPMIGGIGVVGWGVGGIEAEAAMLGQPITMKLPEVVGVRLEGTLPEGATATDLVLHVTEQLREVGVVDRFVEFYGPGVKNLSVPDRATISNMAPEQGSTISVFPVDEATLDYLELTGRDPDHIELVRAYLDAQGLFGEQHPEYTETVDVDLSTVEPSLAGPKRPQDRIPMGDMKTHFRGLVHGEFEQELDDYDERELEQWLGEGGHTDGGTTAVEADADLHPLTKRVTVEMDDGTEAEIGHGSVVVSAITSCTNTSNPSVMVAAGILARNAIEKGLDMPNYVKTSLAPGSRVVTEYLKKADLLPSLEQLGYDVVGYGCTTCIGNAGPLPEPIENAIDEHNLWTTSVLSGNRNFEARIHPKIRANYLASPPLVVAYGLAGRMDIDLEHDPLGTDQNGDPVYLADIWPDPEEVRQTIHDSIDPSMFREKYAEVFEGDERWEALEAPTGDVYEWDDESTYIREPPFFKDFPLEAPGVSNIEDARCLLTLGDTVTTDHISPAGPFGSKLPAGQWLMDHGVDPVDFNTYGSRRGNHEVMMRGTFANVRIENQMLDDVEGGYTIHFPTDEETTVFEASQRYREEETPLVVLSGVEFGTGSSRDWAAKGTDLLGVRATIAESYERIYRDNLVGMGVLPLQFEDGDSWGSLGLDGSEHFDIHGLDDGLEVNDELSVVATKDDGTEIEFDVTAQVGTPAAVKYVENGGILHFVLRRLLTQD
- a CDS encoding DUF6069 family protein, yielding MSTVTPTVRPARSVLARRGVLAVALSLAANALVLALVLASGAVQPYSQLAYPPVLFLSGAGAVGATLVYSYLTTRVENPDRTFLRVALAVLVVSFLPDIGLLVGDPEATLPAVLVLMAMHVIVAGVCIATLTKIGRTATAV
- a CDS encoding PA domain-containing protein — protein: MSRRKMLTLLGVGGLTGIAGVGSAHPGGVTDDPTESDEHEVHRGLHNHGAPDPSQPLIDLDATHNSVVSSGPSAHVVKNLALVGRGERLLPNGTTDVWALDGYAYIGTFNTPCGTGAGFGSGELVDDLLGPGIAVFDVHNPNKPEYVGSIPSVAGSRTNDVKVANMNSGRILAHSNESCGGGPGGFELYNVDDPLAPQHLAHVQTDDMNAFLRDNFGFTDFGVHNLWFFTQGANDYIAAVVESELGNFQIYDITDPSNPVFVSGWGAESLFDSNVDWASTTDFGLILEADAYLFSGYGSSQNRFLHDIVVNEDGTRAYLANWDAGLVLLDISDPANPTLVSQAIEPSVGDGEVNSHQAFPNEDGSIVVETEEDFDPFTLTFDITSGPDADEYPAAEGAITSPIVELPGGEMSGPTTYVGLACDAATVPPAPSPDHVAVIQRGVCAFSQKAQNIVDAGYAGMVVFNDEARGDALVTMGGTAVDTPGLFVGHSTGLKILGVGSAADLVVGAAGESVSATAEPQRWGNVRIWDYSDESNPDLLSEFDTVCSANPSDPSCDPRGTYSVHNIIVEDDMVYISWYSDGVLIVDISDPANPVEVARYSPGGQEFEDQNGGIQDVWGIDKEKNSPWIYASDRNGGLYVLKELGSGSEKRNNRN